One genomic window of Pigmentiphaga litoralis includes the following:
- a CDS encoding Bug family tripartite tricarboxylate transporter substrate binding protein: MTLNRPTGAPGVTRLAASFALSLAAMASLPSLATAADANWPTRPVRVVSAFSTGSGPDAMLRLVADRLSRTWGQQVVVENKPGGSGFIAANDAKRATPDGNTLFHADGLNFTAIPHMYKKLPYDPVKDFMPVIPLHHSYFFVAVAANSPWKTAGDMLAAAKAKPGTVTYGSWQIGSVAHLGGAQLEAASGTRMTHVPFKDNSQLYTSVANGEVDWAFGTAGSAGPLQKAGKLRFLALAGPERLSTHPDVPTIGDAGGPKGFEASGWVGLFAPAGTPPDIVDKINRDIAAIVATPDMQPRMMDFGYMPLAIKPADVRALIDKESAQYAKVVKTINLSLD; this comes from the coding sequence ATGACTTTGAACCGACCTACCGGTGCGCCTGGCGTGACCCGCCTTGCCGCGTCCTTTGCCCTGTCCCTGGCCGCAATGGCCAGCCTGCCGTCGCTGGCCACCGCCGCCGACGCGAACTGGCCTACACGGCCGGTGCGCGTCGTGTCGGCGTTTTCGACCGGGTCCGGCCCCGACGCCATGTTGCGGCTGGTGGCGGACCGCCTGTCGCGCACGTGGGGCCAGCAGGTCGTGGTCGAGAACAAACCTGGCGGCAGCGGCTTCATCGCGGCCAATGACGCTAAACGGGCCACGCCCGATGGCAACACCTTGTTCCATGCGGACGGCCTGAACTTCACGGCCATCCCGCACATGTACAAGAAGCTGCCGTATGACCCGGTCAAGGATTTCATGCCGGTGATTCCGCTGCATCACAGCTACTTCTTTGTGGCCGTGGCAGCAAATTCGCCATGGAAGACGGCCGGCGACATGCTGGCCGCCGCCAAGGCCAAACCCGGCACGGTCACCTACGGTTCATGGCAGATCGGCAGCGTGGCCCACCTGGGCGGCGCGCAGCTTGAAGCCGCGTCGGGCACACGCATGACGCACGTGCCCTTCAAGGACAACAGCCAGCTCTACACGTCGGTGGCGAACGGCGAAGTGGACTGGGCCTTCGGCACCGCAGGCAGCGCCGGCCCGCTGCAGAAGGCCGGCAAGCTGCGTTTCCTGGCGCTGGCGGGTCCGGAACGCCTGTCCACGCATCCCGACGTGCCGACCATCGGCGACGCCGGCGGACCCAAAGGCTTTGAAGCCTCCGGCTGGGTCGGCCTGTTCGCACCGGCCGGCACACCGCCCGACATCGTTGACAAGATCAACCGGGACATCGCCGCCATCGTCGCGACACCCGACATGCAGCCGCGCATGATGGACTTCGGCTACATGCCGCTGGCCATCAAACCGGCCGACGTGCGGGCGCTGATCGACAAGGAATCGGCGCAGTACGCCAAGGTCGTCAAGACGATCAATCTGTCGCTGGATTGA
- a CDS encoding SDR family NAD(P)-dependent oxidoreductase: MKKAIVITGAARGIGFAFAQRLAAQDYHLALVDVGDIDAAASRLAAGGASVSAYRGDVTKADDWKTIIDDVAAQHAVYGLVNNAALFASLQVQAFDTVDPTEWMKVMEVNTLGPYLGVREVVPHMRQHGQGRIVNVASTSPLKGVTGMLHYVASKGAVIAMTRSLARELGAHGITVNALAPGFTLSDGIMTNTEHVELFRDIGKAGRALKRDQQPDDLVGTVAFLLGKDAAFMTGQTLVVDGGSTFV, from the coding sequence ATGAAAAAAGCCATCGTCATCACAGGCGCGGCGCGCGGCATCGGCTTTGCGTTCGCGCAGCGGCTGGCCGCGCAGGACTACCACCTGGCCCTGGTCGACGTGGGTGATATCGACGCCGCGGCCAGCCGCCTGGCGGCCGGCGGCGCCAGCGTCTCGGCCTATCGCGGCGACGTCACGAAAGCCGATGACTGGAAAACCATCATCGATGACGTGGCCGCGCAGCACGCGGTGTACGGCCTCGTGAACAACGCCGCGCTGTTCGCCAGCCTGCAGGTGCAGGCCTTCGACACGGTCGACCCGACCGAGTGGATGAAGGTCATGGAAGTGAACACGCTGGGCCCCTATCTGGGCGTGCGCGAAGTCGTACCGCACATGCGCCAGCATGGCCAGGGCCGCATCGTGAACGTGGCGTCGACCTCGCCCCTGAAGGGCGTGACGGGCATGCTGCATTACGTGGCGAGCAAGGGCGCAGTGATTGCCATGACACGCTCATTAGCCCGCGAACTGGGCGCCCACGGTATCACCGTGAATGCGCTGGCGCCGGGCTTTACGCTTAGCGACGGCATCATGACCAATACCGAACACGTCGAGCTGTTCCGCGACATCGGCAAAGCCGGCCGCGCCCTCAAGCGAGATCAGCAGCCTGACGATCTGGTGGGCACGGTCGCGTTCTTGTTGGGCAAGGACGCTGCGTTCATGACCGGCCAGACGCTGGTCGTGGATGGCGGGTCGACCTTCGTGTGA
- a CDS encoding flavin-dependent oxidoreductase has translation MSQDVDVLIIGSGIGGLTLALSLHQAGISCRIYEAVPELKPLGVGINVLPHAARELAELGLLPELDKVGVRTAESAFFTEHGQFVYSEPSGTAAGYDWPQYSIHRGDLQTVLLNAVLERLGADSVVCGYKCTGVTQDGERATAHFVSPEGTALPSVSAKVVVGSDGIHSALRKQLYPNEGAPRYSGVNMWRGTAKLKPFLSGASMTRVGWLEIGKMVIYPIRNNIDEEGNQLINWVAEINDETPAIRDWSRPGRLEDFLPAFENWKFDWLDVPAMVRASDSILEYPMVDQDPLPTWTDGRMTLLGDAAHPMVPRGSNGAGQSIIDARYLAGRLKEMGVGPEALKAYDEVRVKQTTQVVLTNRVNPPDTVLRVVFDRTGGKRVDNLDDVVTQEELQEITSNYKKIAGYAPEELRARPSFL, from the coding sequence ATGTCCCAAGACGTCGACGTCCTCATCATCGGTTCCGGCATCGGTGGCCTGACCCTGGCGCTCAGCCTGCATCAGGCCGGCATTTCCTGCCGCATCTACGAGGCCGTGCCCGAACTCAAGCCGCTGGGTGTCGGCATCAACGTGCTGCCCCACGCCGCGCGCGAACTGGCGGAACTGGGCCTGTTGCCCGAACTCGACAAGGTCGGCGTCCGCACTGCGGAATCCGCTTTCTTTACCGAACACGGCCAATTCGTGTACAGCGAACCGTCGGGCACGGCAGCCGGCTACGACTGGCCCCAATACTCGATCCACCGCGGCGACCTGCAAACCGTGCTGCTCAACGCCGTGCTGGAACGCCTCGGCGCTGACAGCGTGGTCTGTGGCTACAAGTGCACCGGCGTGACGCAGGATGGCGAACGCGCCACGGCACATTTCGTGTCGCCTGAAGGCACTGCCCTGCCCTCCGTCAGCGCCAAGGTCGTGGTCGGCAGCGACGGCATCCACTCGGCCCTGCGCAAGCAGCTCTACCCGAACGAAGGGGCGCCGCGCTATTCCGGCGTCAACATGTGGCGCGGCACCGCCAAGCTCAAGCCCTTCCTGAGCGGCGCCAGCATGACCCGCGTCGGCTGGCTCGAAATCGGCAAGATGGTGATCTATCCCATCCGCAACAATATCGATGAGGAAGGCAACCAGTTGATCAACTGGGTCGCCGAGATCAATGACGAAACGCCGGCCATCCGCGACTGGAGCCGTCCGGGCCGCCTCGAAGACTTCCTGCCTGCCTTCGAAAACTGGAAGTTTGACTGGCTGGACGTGCCGGCCATGGTCAGGGCGTCGGACTCGATCCTGGAATATCCGATGGTCGACCAGGACCCGCTGCCCACCTGGACCGACGGCCGCATGACGCTCCTTGGTGACGCCGCTCACCCCATGGTGCCGCGCGGTTCGAACGGCGCGGGTCAGTCCATCATCGACGCCCGTTACCTGGCGGGCCGCCTGAAGGAAATGGGCGTGGGTCCGGAGGCCTTGAAGGCCTATGACGAAGTACGCGTGAAGCAGACCACCCAGGTGGTGCTGACCAACCGCGTCAATCCGCCCGATACCGTGCTGCGTGTCGTGTTCGATCGCACCGGCGGCAAGCGGGTCGACAACCTTGACGACGTCGTCACGCAAGAAGAACTGCAAGAGATCACCAGCAACTACAAGAAGATCGCCGGCTACGCACCCGAAGAACTGCGTGCCCGTCCGTCCTTCCTGTAA
- a CDS encoding LysR family transcriptional regulator: MNLSLRQLRVFVHVARIGNFTRAAEQAHMTQAGLSIMMREMEKQLDCRLFDRTTRMVVLTDAGRDLLPVAQRVIADIDGVVAHLGESGRKARQTLRIAATPLVSSNILPGLFAQFRRSHPHVELRLTDADLNQIQAMVSAGDVDLGLGFFFKQMPGIVRTPVGTFRLMRVAAANGPQDFSTGSAPWASLQAEPLISLPASNPIQKLVETHLGAIGRGDEERPAFNFFNTLIAMVEAGMGTAVIPSFALAACHRHRVTTDLLVDPAVELSLYLVSRRGIKETETASDFREALAAALPSAASPASPG; this comes from the coding sequence ATGAACCTGTCGCTTCGCCAATTGCGTGTGTTCGTGCACGTTGCCCGCATCGGCAACTTCACGCGCGCGGCCGAGCAAGCCCACATGACCCAGGCGGGCCTGAGCATCATGATGCGCGAGATGGAAAAGCAGCTGGATTGCCGGCTGTTCGACCGCACGACGCGGATGGTGGTGCTGACCGATGCGGGGCGGGACCTGCTGCCGGTCGCGCAGCGCGTGATCGCGGATATCGATGGCGTGGTGGCCCACCTTGGCGAAAGCGGCCGCAAGGCGCGCCAGACCTTACGCATCGCGGCCACGCCGCTGGTGTCGTCCAACATCCTGCCGGGCCTGTTCGCGCAGTTTCGGCGCAGCCACCCGCATGTGGAACTGCGGCTGACCGATGCCGACCTGAACCAGATCCAGGCGATGGTCAGCGCAGGCGATGTGGATCTGGGGCTGGGCTTTTTCTTCAAGCAGATGCCGGGCATCGTGCGCACGCCGGTCGGGACGTTCCGGCTGATGCGGGTCGCGGCGGCCAACGGGCCGCAGGACTTTTCGACCGGATCGGCGCCGTGGGCCAGCCTGCAGGCCGAACCGCTGATCAGCCTGCCTGCGAGCAATCCGATTCAGAAGCTGGTGGAAACGCATCTGGGGGCGATCGGCCGGGGCGATGAAGAACGTCCGGCCTTCAACTTCTTCAACACCCTGATCGCGATGGTGGAAGCGGGCATGGGCACGGCGGTGATCCCGTCCTTCGCGCTGGCGGCCTGCCATCGGCATCGGGTCACGACCGACCTGCTGGTGGACCCGGCGGTCGAGTTGAGCCTGTATCTGGTGAGCCGTCGCGGCATCAAGGAAACCGAGACCGCATCGGACTTTCGGGAGGCGCTGGCGGCGGCGCTGCCGTCGGCCGCATCGCCTGCGTCGCCCGGGTAG
- a CDS encoding excinuclease ABC subunit UvrA: protein MPESHTRTQTKSKTQSKTSPDIDPADTPHPGRTDIDPADTHRFVRVRGAREHNLRDVDVDIPRDALVVFSGVSGSGKSSLAFGTLYAEAQRRYFESVAPYARRLIDQVGVPDVDTIDGLPPAVALQQQRGTPSVRSSVGSVTTLSSLVRMLYSRAGTYPAKQPMLYAEDFSPNTAQGACPNCHGLGRVYEVTEASMVPDDSLTIRERAIAAWPPAWHGQNLRDILVTLGYDVDTPWRDLPRKDRDWILFTDEQPTVPVYAGFSPAETKAALRRKMEPSYQGTFTGVRKYVLQTFATTQSALMKKRVSRYMVGSLCPVCDGKRLKREALSVTFAGLDIGDLSALSMDRLADVLAPFAQGRFEDGAEAAVLDRATAKADTARRVAAGGSAHQAAPDVRRTPNLSEEKRLAAQRITQDLVSRVATLQALGLGYLSLERSTPTLSPGELQRLRLATQIRSNLFGVVYVLDEPSAGLHPADGEALIQSLAQLKAAGNSLFVVEHDLDMMRRADWLVDVGPEAGERGGHVLYSGPPEGLRKVAESTTAKYLFAEAAPVRRTPRTPTAWLELRGVTRNNLDGLDAKFPLGVLTAVTGVSGSGKSSLVSQALVDLVQDHFGEDAPAPEDESDDGEPQVIARSGGHIHAGIEHIKRLVRVDQKPIGRTPRSNLATYTGLFDHVRKLFAATPQARKKKFDAGRFSFNVAKGRCETCEGEGFVSVELLFMPSVYAPCPTCHGARYNADTLAITWHDKTIADVLGMTVEEAVDFFADESAVARPLTLLRAIGLGYLRLGQPATELSGGEAQRIKLATELQRAQRGDALYVLDEPTTGLHPSDVDKLMAQLNGLVDAGNTVIVVEHEMRVVADADWVIDVGPAAGEGGGRIVAAGTPQEVCQAKDSKTAPYLRRQFEA from the coding sequence ATGCCCGAATCCCATACCCGAACCCAGACCAAGTCCAAGACCCAGTCCAAGACGTCGCCAGACATCGACCCTGCTGACACGCCACACCCTGGACGCACCGACATCGACCCCGCTGACACGCATCGTTTCGTGCGTGTGCGCGGCGCGCGTGAACACAATCTGCGCGACGTCGACGTGGATATCCCCCGTGACGCGCTGGTCGTGTTCTCGGGCGTATCCGGGTCCGGCAAATCGTCGCTGGCCTTTGGCACCCTGTATGCCGAAGCGCAGCGCCGCTACTTCGAATCGGTCGCTCCCTATGCGCGTCGATTGATCGATCAGGTAGGCGTGCCCGATGTCGACACCATCGATGGTTTGCCGCCCGCGGTCGCGCTGCAGCAGCAACGCGGCACCCCCAGCGTGCGATCGTCCGTGGGCAGTGTGACGACGCTGTCGAGCCTGGTGCGCATGCTGTACTCGCGTGCCGGCACCTATCCCGCGAAGCAGCCGATGCTGTACGCCGAAGACTTTTCCCCCAACACAGCGCAGGGCGCATGCCCCAACTGCCACGGCCTGGGGCGGGTGTATGAGGTGACCGAGGCATCGATGGTGCCCGACGACAGCCTGACGATCCGCGAACGGGCGATCGCCGCGTGGCCGCCGGCGTGGCATGGCCAGAACCTGCGCGATATTCTGGTGACGCTGGGCTATGACGTGGACACGCCGTGGCGCGACCTGCCGCGCAAGGACCGCGACTGGATCCTGTTCACGGATGAGCAGCCGACGGTGCCGGTGTATGCCGGCTTCAGCCCGGCCGAGACCAAGGCCGCACTGCGCCGCAAGATGGAGCCGAGCTATCAGGGCACGTTCACCGGCGTGCGCAAGTACGTGCTGCAGACCTTTGCGACGACGCAAAGCGCATTGATGAAGAAGCGGGTGTCTCGCTATATGGTGGGCAGCCTGTGCCCGGTGTGCGACGGCAAGCGCCTGAAGCGCGAGGCCTTGTCGGTCACGTTCGCGGGCCTGGATATCGGGGATTTGTCGGCGCTGTCGATGGACCGGTTGGCCGACGTGCTGGCGCCGTTTGCGCAGGGTCGATTTGAAGATGGCGCGGAGGCGGCCGTGCTGGACCGCGCCACGGCCAAGGCCGACACCGCGCGCCGTGTGGCTGCCGGCGGATCGGCGCACCAGGCGGCACCCGACGTGCGGCGCACGCCCAACCTGTCCGAAGAAAAGCGCCTGGCCGCGCAGCGCATCACGCAAGATCTGGTGTCGCGGGTGGCGACCTTGCAGGCATTGGGCCTGGGGTATCTGTCCTTGGAGCGCAGTACGCCAACCTTGTCGCCGGGCGAATTGCAGCGGCTGCGGTTGGCCACGCAGATCCGGTCCAATCTGTTTGGCGTGGTGTATGTGCTGGATGAGCCGTCGGCCGGCCTGCATCCGGCGGATGGCGAAGCCCTGATCCAGTCGCTGGCGCAACTGAAGGCCGCGGGTAATTCTTTGTTCGTGGTCGAGCATGACCTGGACATGATGCGCCGTGCGGATTGGCTGGTGGATGTCGGGCCGGAAGCGGGTGAACGCGGCGGGCACGTGCTGTACAGCGGTCCGCCCGAAGGCTTGCGCAAGGTCGCGGAGTCCACCACGGCCAAGTACCTGTTTGCCGAGGCGGCACCCGTGCGGCGCACCCCGCGCACGCCAACGGCCTGGCTGGAACTGCGTGGCGTGACGCGCAACAACCTGGACGGGCTGGATGCCAAGTTTCCGCTGGGCGTGTTGACCGCCGTGACTGGCGTGTCGGGATCGGGCAAGTCCAGCCTGGTCAGCCAGGCCCTGGTCGACCTGGTGCAGGACCACTTTGGCGAAGACGCCCCCGCGCCGGAAGACGAGTCCGACGATGGCGAGCCGCAGGTAATTGCGCGCAGCGGTGGCCACATTCATGCGGGCATCGAACACATCAAACGGTTGGTGCGCGTGGACCAGAAGCCGATCGGCCGCACGCCGCGGTCCAACCTGGCCACCTACACGGGCCTGTTCGACCACGTGCGCAAGCTGTTCGCCGCCACGCCGCAAGCGCGCAAGAAAAAATTCGATGCCGGCCGGTTCTCGTTCAACGTGGCCAAGGGCCGCTGCGAAACGTGCGAAGGCGAAGGGTTTGTCAGCGTCGAACTGCTGTTCATGCCTAGCGTGTATGCGCCATGCCCGACCTGCCATGGCGCGCGCTACAACGCCGACACACTTGCCATTACCTGGCATGACAAGACGATTGCCGACGTGCTGGGCATGACGGTGGAAGAGGCCGTGGACTTTTTTGCGGACGAGTCCGCCGTGGCTCGTCCGTTGACGCTGCTGCGTGCTATCGGCCTGGGCTACCTGCGGCTGGGCCAGCCCGCAACCGAGCTGTCAGGCGGCGAGGCGCAGCGCATCAAGCTGGCGACCGAACTGCAGCGCGCGCAGCGGGGCGATGCCTTGTATGTGCTGGATGAGCCGACCACGGGCCTGCATCCATCCGATGTGGACAAGCTGATGGCGCAGTTGAATGGGCTCGTTGACGCGGGCAATACCGTGATCGTGGTCGAACATGAAATGCGCGTGGTGGCCGATGCCGACTGGGTGATCGACGTGGGCCCGGCCGCAGGCGAAGGCGGCGGGCGCATCGTCGCGGCCGGCACGCCGCAGGAAGTGTGTCAGGCGAAGGACAGCAAGACGGCGCCGTATCTGCGGCGGCAGTTCGAGGCCTGA
- the mdeB gene encoding alpha-ketoglutarate dehydrogenase produces the protein MKDDARQHALLANLTLGGADDPDPQETAEWRDALASLLREAGPERARQILDRLAADCRAAGAPWTGPRGTPYVNTIAPDHEPAFPGDLAIEEKLASTMRWNALAMVVRANQAYGDLGGHIASYASAADLFEVGFNHFFKAGAAAQADLVFFQPHSAPGVYARAFLEGRLEERDLAMYRQEITARKQGTRGLSSYPHPWLMPDFWQFPTGSMGIGPISSIYHARFMRYLDHRGLLDTADRTVWGVFGDGEMDEPESMSALTLAAREGLDNLTWVVNCNLQRLDGPVRGNGRIIDELETLFGGAGWNVIKLVWGADWDPLFAQDVTGALAQAFSTTVDGQLQTFAAKDGAFNREHFFGQSPALQALAAGLTDAQIDRLKRGGHDLVKIHAAYDAARRHRGAPTVILAQTKKGYGMGDAGQGRMTTHQQKKLDRDALLAFRDRFDLPLSDEATESLAFYKPAADSPEMQYLHARRAALGGSLPSRAVGAPAVPVPAIGSFATFALQADGKEMSTTMAFVRMLTQLLKDTQLGPRIVPIVADEARTFGMANLFKQIGIYSRSGQQYEPEDIGSVLSYREARDGQILEEGISEAGAISSWVAAATSYSVHGLAMLPFYIYYSMFGFQRIGDLIWAAADQRARGFLLGATAGRTTLGGEGLQHQDGSSHLVAATVPNCRAYDPATAGELAVILDYGMRQMLVEQVDVFYYLTLMNENLPQPSLPDGVEVGVIKGMYRVRAGGDGHGNGSAAVRLLGSGAILAEVLAAADLLAQDWGIDSEVWSVTSYSELSRDAADVARHARLHPRQPAGRSHVAACLEGDAPVIAATDYVRAVPQMVANDIDAPMTILGTDGFGRSDSRAALRRFFEVDRHHVVLAALQALRLRGTVSADVCAQAIVAYGIDTDAPSPWTC, from the coding sequence GTGAAAGACGACGCGCGCCAACATGCCTTGCTTGCCAATCTGACCCTGGGCGGCGCTGACGACCCGGACCCCCAGGAAACCGCCGAATGGCGCGACGCGCTGGCATCCTTGCTGCGAGAAGCGGGTCCCGAGCGCGCCCGGCAGATCCTGGATCGGCTGGCGGCGGACTGCCGGGCAGCGGGTGCGCCCTGGACCGGTCCGCGCGGCACGCCCTACGTCAACACCATTGCGCCTGATCACGAGCCCGCCTTTCCGGGCGACCTGGCGATCGAAGAAAAGCTGGCGTCGACCATGCGCTGGAACGCGCTGGCCATGGTGGTGCGCGCCAACCAGGCCTATGGCGATCTGGGCGGACACATCGCCAGCTATGCCAGCGCGGCCGACCTGTTCGAAGTCGGCTTCAACCACTTCTTCAAAGCGGGTGCGGCGGCCCAGGCGGACCTGGTGTTCTTCCAGCCGCACTCGGCCCCCGGGGTCTATGCGCGCGCCTTTCTGGAAGGCCGGCTGGAAGAACGCGACCTGGCCATGTACCGGCAGGAAATCACCGCACGCAAGCAAGGTACGCGCGGACTGTCCAGCTATCCGCATCCGTGGTTGATGCCGGACTTCTGGCAGTTCCCGACCGGGTCGATGGGCATCGGGCCGATCAGCTCGATCTACCATGCGCGCTTCATGCGTTACCTGGACCATCGCGGCCTGCTCGACACGGCAGACCGCACGGTGTGGGGCGTGTTTGGCGACGGCGAAATGGACGAACCCGAAAGCATGTCGGCCCTGACGCTGGCCGCGCGCGAAGGGCTCGACAACCTGACCTGGGTCGTCAATTGCAATCTGCAACGACTGGACGGACCGGTGCGTGGCAACGGCCGCATCATCGACGAACTGGAAACCCTGTTCGGCGGCGCGGGCTGGAACGTCATCAAGCTGGTGTGGGGCGCCGACTGGGATCCGCTGTTTGCGCAGGACGTGACCGGGGCGCTGGCCCAGGCTTTTTCAACGACCGTGGACGGGCAGTTGCAGACCTTCGCGGCCAAGGACGGCGCCTTCAACCGTGAACACTTCTTTGGCCAGTCGCCCGCCTTGCAGGCCCTGGCGGCGGGCCTGACCGACGCGCAGATCGACCGTCTGAAGCGGGGCGGCCACGACCTCGTCAAGATCCACGCGGCCTACGATGCCGCGCGCCGCCATCGGGGCGCACCCACCGTGATCCTTGCCCAGACCAAGAAGGGCTACGGCATGGGCGATGCGGGTCAGGGCCGCATGACCACCCACCAGCAGAAAAAGCTGGACCGCGACGCCCTGCTCGCCTTTCGGGACCGCTTCGACCTGCCCCTGTCGGACGAGGCGACCGAGTCGCTGGCCTTCTACAAGCCGGCGGCCGACAGCCCCGAAATGCAGTACCTGCACGCGCGCCGCGCGGCGCTGGGCGGCAGCCTGCCTTCGCGTGCCGTGGGCGCTCCGGCCGTGCCGGTGCCCGCGATCGGCAGCTTCGCCACCTTTGCGCTGCAGGCTGATGGCAAGGAGATGTCGACCACCATGGCCTTTGTGCGCATGCTGACGCAGCTGTTGAAGGACACGCAGCTTGGCCCGCGCATCGTTCCCATCGTGGCCGACGAAGCGCGCACCTTTGGCATGGCCAACCTGTTCAAGCAGATCGGCATCTACTCGCGGTCGGGGCAGCAATACGAACCCGAAGACATCGGGTCGGTGCTCAGTTACCGCGAGGCACGCGATGGCCAGATCCTGGAAGAAGGCATCAGCGAAGCCGGCGCCATCAGTTCCTGGGTCGCGGCCGCCACCAGCTACAGCGTGCACGGCCTGGCCATGCTGCCCTTCTACATCTACTACTCCATGTTCGGCTTCCAGCGCATCGGCGACCTGATCTGGGCCGCGGCCGATCAACGTGCGCGGGGCTTTTTGCTCGGCGCAACCGCAGGCCGCACCACCCTGGGCGGCGAAGGGCTGCAGCATCAGGATGGCAGCAGCCACCTGGTCGCGGCCACGGTGCCGAACTGCCGGGCCTACGATCCGGCCACTGCGGGCGAACTGGCCGTGATCCTGGATTACGGCATGCGGCAGATGCTGGTAGAACAGGTTGATGTCTTCTACTACCTGACCTTGATGAACGAGAACCTGCCGCAGCCGTCGTTGCCGGACGGGGTTGAGGTGGGCGTGATCAAGGGGATGTATCGGGTGCGCGCCGGCGGTGACGGCCACGGCAACGGCAGCGCAGCGGTGCGGCTGCTCGGTTCCGGTGCGATCCTGGCCGAGGTGCTTGCCGCCGCCGACCTGCTTGCGCAGGATTGGGGCATCGATAGCGAAGTGTGGAGCGTGACGAGCTACAGCGAACTGTCGCGTGATGCGGCAGACGTCGCGCGCCATGCCCGCCTGCATCCACGGCAGCCGGCCGGCCGCAGCCATGTCGCGGCCTGCCTGGAAGGGGATGCGCCGGTCATCGCCGCGACCGACTACGTGCGCGCCGTGCCGCAGATGGTTGCGAATGACATCGATGCGCCCATGACGATCCTTGGCACCGATGGCTTCGGCCGCAGCGACAGCCGCGCGGCCCTGCGCCGGTTCTTTGAAGTGGACCGGCACCATGTGGTGCTGGCCGCGCTGCAAGCGTTGCGGCTCAGGGGGACCGTGTCGGCGGACGTGTGCGCGCAGGCGATCGTTGCGTATGGCATCGATACCGACGCGCCGTCACCCTGGACGTGTTGA
- a CDS encoding Lrp/AsnC family transcriptional regulator produces MTLDDTDRRILAALQADASLSNVELARRVHLSPSPCLARVRALEAAGLIRQYVALLDPKQLGLHLNVFISISLKQQSRQALQAFEDAVCAREEVMECYLMTGDADYLIRVAVPDMPALESFILEHLSPIAEIEKIRSSFALKQVRYKTALPLHG; encoded by the coding sequence ATGACGCTGGATGACACCGATCGCCGCATTCTGGCTGCCTTGCAGGCCGACGCCAGCCTGTCGAACGTGGAACTGGCGCGGCGCGTGCATCTGTCGCCGTCGCCCTGTCTGGCACGCGTGCGTGCGCTGGAAGCCGCAGGGCTGATCCGTCAATACGTCGCGCTGCTCGACCCCAAGCAGCTGGGTCTGCATTTGAACGTGTTCATTTCGATCAGCCTGAAGCAGCAGAGCCGGCAGGCGCTGCAGGCCTTTGAAGATGCCGTGTGCGCCCGCGAAGAAGTGATGGAGTGCTATCTGATGACCGGCGACGCGGACTACCTGATCCGCGTCGCCGTGCCCGACATGCCGGCGCTGGAAAGCTTCATTCTTGAGCACCTGTCGCCAATTGCCGAGATCGAAAAGATCCGGTCCAGCTTTGCACTGAAGCAGGTGCGCTACAAGACCGCGCTGCCGCTGCACGGCTAG